One genomic region from Amia ocellicauda isolate fAmiCal2 chromosome 4, fAmiCal2.hap1, whole genome shotgun sequence encodes:
- the kcnk15 gene encoding potassium channel subfamily K member 15: MKKQNVRTLSLILCMFSYLLVGAAVFDALESESESSRKRILEQKRNEMKKKYRFSEDDYREIERVVLQAEPHRAGRQWKFAGSFYFAITVITTIGYGHAAPGTDAGKVFCMFYAVLGIPLTLVMFQSLGERMNTFVRYLLKKIKECLGMRKTEVSMENMVLVGFLSCIGTLCIGAAAFSHFEGWTFFHSYYYCFITLTTIGFGDFVALQKKEDLQEKTPYVAFSFMYILVGLTVIGAFLNLVVLRFLTMNSEDERRDAEERASLKRERDIIALSMGDDGRSRSTLFLPMEEGTSRTNLIPSATEDQESMERQRPSKSESKIGSFCSCMCYRSQNCDSPATSHQDHLGCHTNSVYYNSISYRIDGHSLSTRENTALSSPGSMVSPCHRNFRDFLRTRRKSV, from the exons ATGAAGAAGCAAAACGTCAGGACCCTCTCTCTGATCCTCTGCATGTTTTCCTATCTCTTGGTGGGGGCGGCGGTCTTCGATGCCCTGGAGTCGGAATCCGAGAGCTCCAGGAAGAGGATCCTGGAGCAGAAACGCAAcgaaatgaaaaagaaatacCGCTTCTCGGAGGACGACTACCGGGAGATCGAGAGGGTGGTCTTGCAAGCAGAGCCCCACCGAGCCGGGAGGCAGTGGAAATTCGCAGGCTCTTTTTACTTTGCGATCACTGTCATCACTACCATAG GATATGGCCATGCGGCTCCTGGAACAGACGCTGGGAAAGTTTTCTGCATGTTCTACGCAGTGCTGGGCATCCCCCTGACCCTGGTGATGTTCCAGAGCCTGGGCGAGAGGATGAATACCTTTGTGCGCTACCTGTTGAAGAAGATCAAAGAATGTCTGGGCATGAGGAAGACCGAGGTGTCCATGGAGAACATGGTGCTGGTTGGCTTCCTCTCCTGTATCGGGACCTTGTGCATTGGTGCAGCAGCGTTCTCCCACTTTGAGGGCTGGACCTTCTTTCACTCTTATTACTACTGTTTCATCACCCTCACCACCATTGGCTTTGGGGACTTTGTGGCCCTGCAGAAGAAGGAGGACCTCCAAGAGAAGACTCCCTATGTGGCCTTCAGCTTCATGTACATCCTGGTGGGCCTGACTGTGATCGGGGCCTTTCTGAACTTGGTGGTCTTGCGTTTCCTCACCATGAACTCAGAGGACGAGAGGAGGGACGCCGAAGAGAGGGCTTCCCTGAAGAGAGAGCGGGACATAATCGCGCTGAGTATGGGGGACGACGGCCGGAGCAGGAGCACCCTCTTCCTGCCCATGGAGGAAGGAACGAGTCGCACCAATCTCATCCCCTCTGCCACGGAGGATCAGGAGAGCATGGAAAGGCAGCGGCCGTCCAAGTCGGAGTCCAAGATCGGTTCGTTCTGCTCCTGCATGTGCTACCGGTCCCAGAACTGCGACAGCCCGGCCACGTCTCACCAAGACCACTTGGGCTGCCACACCAACTCAGTCTACTACAACTCAATTTCTTACCGCATTGATGGCCACTCACTCAGCACCAGAGAAAACACAGCCCTATCCTCACCAGGGAGCATGGTATCCCCCTGCCATCGCAATTTCAGGGACTTCCTCCGAACCAGGAGGAAGTCGGTGTAG